Proteins from a genomic interval of Sphingobacterium sp. SYP-B4668:
- a CDS encoding exo-beta-N-acetylmuramidase NamZ family protein, translating to MRNYTVILGTICLCILTYACIGKSKDSRRQRVDQNDRPEMKIIPGADRVSVYLPLLEGKKVGLMGNQTSVVGDEHLLDVLLREKVNLKFGFAPEHGFRGDVERGEKVSNDVDRKTGVPLYTLYGGNEKQDSIVQSIDVMIFDLQDVGARFYTYITSLHRVMELCAKHKKELIVLDRPNPNGDQVDGPVRTDDKFKSNVSFHKIAMIHGLTVGELAKMINGEKWLESGVECKLTVIAVENYDHSMMYDLPVIPSPSLPNPLSVRLYTSLCLFEGTDISVGRGTDWPFQVIGYTNPVYGDFTFTPTSRAGMSKHVEGKGVINYGIDLRELSAAEQKFTLKYLLDFYNKMPDKTKFFARADFFDKLAGTDALRKQILAGKTEQEIKDSWNDELRKYKQMRKKYLLYKDFE from the coding sequence ATGAGAAACTACACCGTCATTTTAGGGACTATTTGTTTGTGCATATTAACCTATGCTTGTATTGGGAAATCTAAAGATTCGCGCAGGCAAAGGGTCGACCAAAATGATAGGCCCGAAATGAAAATTATCCCCGGAGCAGATCGTGTATCGGTGTATTTACCTCTTTTAGAAGGAAAGAAGGTGGGCTTGATGGGTAATCAGACCTCTGTTGTCGGTGACGAACATTTATTAGATGTGCTACTGCGGGAGAAGGTTAATTTAAAATTCGGATTTGCGCCAGAGCATGGGTTTAGAGGGGATGTTGAAAGAGGGGAAAAGGTGAGTAATGATGTAGATAGGAAGACAGGTGTGCCGCTCTATACCTTATATGGAGGGAACGAAAAGCAAGACTCTATTGTACAGTCTATAGATGTGATGATATTTGATTTGCAGGATGTGGGGGCTCGATTCTATACTTATATTACTTCCCTTCATCGGGTGATGGAACTTTGTGCTAAACATAAGAAAGAATTGATTGTGCTCGATCGCCCGAATCCTAATGGGGATCAAGTAGACGGTCCGGTTCGTACGGATGATAAGTTCAAGTCGAATGTTTCTTTTCATAAAATTGCTATGATTCATGGTTTGACCGTAGGGGAGCTTGCGAAAATGATCAACGGAGAGAAATGGCTGGAGAGCGGAGTCGAATGCAAATTGACCGTAATAGCGGTTGAAAATTACGATCATTCCATGATGTATGACCTTCCGGTGATACCTTCTCCTAGTCTACCCAATCCCCTTTCTGTACGTTTATATACCTCTTTATGCTTATTTGAAGGTACTGATATTTCAGTGGGGCGAGGTACGGACTGGCCGTTTCAAGTGATCGGATATACAAATCCTGTATATGGTGATTTTACATTTACACCTACTTCTCGGGCAGGGATGTCTAAGCATGTAGAAGGTAAAGGTGTCATCAACTACGGAATTGACCTTAGGGAGCTTTCTGCAGCTGAGCAGAAATTCACCTTAAAGTACCTGTTGGACTTTTATAACAAGATGCCAGATAAAACTAAATTCTTTGCAAGGGCTGATTTTTTTGATAAACTGGCTGGTACAGATGCGTTGAGAAAGCAAATATTGGCGGGAAAGACTGAGCAGGAGATCAAAGATTCTTGGAATGACGAGTTGAGGAAATACAAACAGATGCGGAAGAAATATCTGTTATATAAGGATTTTGAGTAA
- a CDS encoding SusD/RagB family nutrient-binding outer membrane lipoprotein, whose translation MKKIFSIYTLVVSLMLSSCEKWLDVNENPNSANSTVPTPDLRLPSILAQFVDGYESAGTRIALLSGQLATTGSTGNNFNFTRWYSTPASVGWPYQAWFVNTAVNIQPMMDKAKETESYHYIGVGKILYAWGYLTLADIYGMLPYDEAFNTEIMNPKYDDASLIYEKAIALLDEGIVELKKTQGNAALSLSLGDVLYQGDVDKWIKLAYGIKARHLNHLSKTSSFDSAKVLDALRSGPQLNLESAVYLYQDEIDSKSSATHSLQYQNNSANRVTKLYVDYILNNYTGAPSGNNNVQDPRFKLLIPGKAIVVLDPLTNTKRLDTVWSKGVDMATITDAGILSSNPDYFVMRRQNPLDLNTAAVGASSVFGTWYTEKGAKGLLLTNAEMRFIEAEVYLKKGEQASALSAYRAGIRAHIEQMGLNAGPYLNSTSVVQNAGQLTLSHIMIQKYIALSYSPEIFSDVRRMNYCTDATNEYNEATGIYKGFKRPGHVFTQEFPNTTMWPRRFAVASYSINYNIDQVLKQDPEATKVGYLAKPIFWDK comes from the coding sequence ATGAAAAAAATCTTCTCTATATACACTTTAGTAGTCAGCTTGATGTTGTCTTCTTGCGAAAAATGGTTGGATGTAAATGAGAATCCGAATTCTGCCAATTCGACTGTACCTACACCTGACTTGAGATTGCCATCTATTTTAGCGCAATTTGTCGATGGTTACGAGAGTGCGGGAACGCGTATTGCCCTTCTTTCTGGACAATTGGCCACAACAGGAAGTACTGGTAATAATTTTAATTTCACTCGCTGGTATTCTACGCCGGCTAGTGTAGGTTGGCCTTATCAAGCGTGGTTTGTGAATACCGCAGTCAATATACAGCCGATGATGGACAAGGCCAAGGAGACCGAATCTTATCATTACATAGGTGTTGGAAAGATTCTGTATGCTTGGGGATATTTAACGCTGGCTGACATCTATGGTATGTTGCCTTATGACGAGGCATTCAATACTGAAATTATGAATCCTAAATATGATGATGCTTCTTTGATTTATGAAAAAGCTATTGCTTTGCTTGATGAAGGAATTGTCGAATTGAAAAAAACACAAGGGAATGCAGCGCTTTCTTTGAGCCTTGGTGATGTTTTGTATCAAGGAGATGTGGATAAATGGATAAAACTGGCATACGGAATCAAAGCTAGACACTTAAATCATCTATCTAAAACATCTAGTTTTGATAGTGCTAAAGTTCTGGATGCACTTCGAAGTGGGCCTCAATTGAATTTGGAAAGTGCAGTTTATCTGTATCAAGATGAAATTGATTCTAAAAGTTCAGCTACTCATTCCCTGCAGTATCAAAATAATAGTGCAAATAGAGTAACAAAGTTATATGTCGATTACATTCTAAATAATTATACAGGAGCTCCCTCTGGCAACAATAATGTTCAAGACCCTCGGTTCAAATTATTGATTCCAGGTAAAGCTATTGTGGTGCTTGATCCGTTGACGAATACTAAGCGTTTGGATACTGTTTGGTCTAAAGGGGTTGACATGGCAACAATAACGGATGCGGGTATTCTGTCTAGTAATCCAGATTATTTTGTGATGAGAAGACAAAATCCTCTTGATTTAAATACAGCGGCTGTCGGTGCATCCAGTGTGTTTGGAACATGGTATACTGAAAAAGGTGCAAAGGGATTGTTGTTGACAAATGCGGAGATGCGATTTATTGAAGCTGAGGTTTATCTCAAAAAGGGGGAGCAGGCATCGGCATTGAGTGCGTATAGAGCAGGGATTCGTGCACATATAGAGCAAATGGGGCTCAATGCTGGACCTTACTTAAATAGCACTTCAGTCGTGCAGAATGCGGGACAATTGACATTGAGCCACATTATGATCCAAAAGTATATTGCCTTGTCCTATTCTCCAGAAATATTTTCTGATGTTCGTAGGATGAATTATTGTACAGATGCTACTAATGAGTATAATGAAGCCACAGGTATTTATAAGGGGTTCAAGCGTCCCGGACATGTATTTACCCAAGAATTTCCAAATACAACTATGTGGCCGAGACGTTTTGCTGTGGCATCGTATTCGATAAATTATAACATCGATCAGGTTTTAAAGCAAGATCCTGAGGCAACTAAAGTTGGGTATTTGGCAAAGCCTATATTTTGGGATAAGTAA
- a CDS encoding RagB/SusD family nutrient uptake outer membrane protein, whose protein sequence is MKTKYISAVVALVLLFSSCEKFLDRPPLTTLDDNVNAWISEDMVRLYANKYYTEFFVGYESGFSGGGSPLIGFTNSDDMVILGNQMNFTRSVPNSSIWSYTTIVSLNIMLDRIEEKMTSILTPEAKAHWTGVGKFFRGFRYATLVQSFGDIPYYDHVVSDLDLDALYKPRDSRNAVMDAVYEDWKFALQNIRLNDGDQNLNRYIAAGFVSRLALYEASWQKYYYKNQDRAKKFYELAEEAGSLVISSGKYDIVTDYKTLFTSKDLKGNKEMILYRTYDATVGVTHSVASAGNLQESTNNGPTSDLMKAYLCTDGYSWENSSEMNANKFDLSNLIKTRDPRFEATFYSKPNPLNKGAMVYITKYLPRDVEKMVKVEGKTLPAEFTGNKNETDAPVLRYAEVLLNWIEAKAELETFGGAALTSDDIDKSINKIRKRPLAQEAIDRGVKQLATLSIDNIPNDPSRDATVSPLLWEIRRERRLEFAFETFRLSDLRRWSKLEYMDNDLNKDLLSGGWVNFSAELPSELVAKNVGVLSVVNVLGQETIYNGTNGAQMNGFYKNTINKPRLPFLNQANVNPYLTPVGLVQIDQYSTRGYLLKQTEGWPQN, encoded by the coding sequence ATGAAAACTAAATATATATCTGCGGTAGTGGCTCTAGTGCTTTTATTCTCTAGTTGTGAAAAATTTCTAGATCGACCTCCATTGACGACTTTGGACGATAACGTCAATGCATGGATAAGTGAAGATATGGTGAGACTCTATGCCAATAAATATTATACAGAATTTTTTGTGGGATATGAAAGTGGATTTTCTGGTGGTGGGTCTCCATTGATTGGTTTCACTAATAGTGATGATATGGTTATACTTGGAAATCAGATGAATTTTACGAGATCTGTACCGAATAGTTCGATTTGGAGTTATACTACAATTGTTTCATTAAATATTATGTTGGATCGGATTGAAGAGAAAATGACTAGTATTCTTACTCCCGAGGCCAAAGCTCACTGGACAGGAGTTGGAAAATTCTTTAGAGGTTTCAGATATGCAACGTTAGTGCAGTCCTTCGGAGATATACCCTACTATGATCATGTCGTCTCCGATTTAGATTTAGATGCCCTATATAAACCAAGAGATTCTCGTAACGCTGTTATGGATGCGGTGTACGAAGATTGGAAGTTTGCATTGCAAAATATTAGGTTGAACGATGGTGACCAAAATCTAAACCGATACATAGCTGCGGGTTTTGTTTCTCGCCTAGCTTTGTATGAAGCTAGTTGGCAAAAGTATTACTACAAGAATCAGGATCGGGCAAAAAAGTTCTACGAACTTGCCGAGGAAGCCGGTAGTCTGGTGATTTCTAGCGGTAAATACGATATTGTAACAGATTATAAGACATTATTTACTTCAAAAGATTTGAAGGGTAACAAAGAGATGATTTTGTATCGGACGTATGATGCTACGGTGGGTGTCACGCATTCTGTTGCTTCTGCTGGAAACTTGCAAGAGTCAACCAATAACGGTCCAACTTCTGATTTGATGAAGGCTTATCTCTGTACGGATGGTTATTCTTGGGAAAATTCTTCAGAAATGAACGCTAATAAGTTCGATTTGAGTAATTTGATTAAGACTCGCGATCCTAGATTTGAAGCGACTTTTTACAGTAAGCCCAATCCTTTAAATAAAGGGGCAATGGTATATATCACAAAATATCTTCCCCGTGATGTCGAAAAAATGGTCAAAGTAGAGGGGAAAACATTGCCTGCAGAATTTACTGGTAATAAAAATGAAACGGATGCTCCTGTATTACGTTATGCTGAAGTCCTTTTAAATTGGATAGAGGCAAAGGCTGAGTTGGAGACTTTTGGTGGTGCTGCATTGACATCAGATGATATAGACAAATCAATTAATAAAATTCGCAAACGTCCACTTGCACAAGAAGCCATCGATCGCGGCGTCAAGCAACTAGCAACATTGAGTATAGACAATATTCCGAACGACCCTAGTAGAGATGCCACCGTTTCTCCATTACTTTGGGAGATTAGAAGAGAACGACGTCTAGAATTTGCGTTTGAAACGTTTAGATTGTCTGATTTGAGACGATGGTCTAAGTTGGAATATATGGATAATGATCTAAATAAAGATTTATTGTCTGGAGGCTGGGTAAACTTTAGTGCAGAACTACCTTCAGAATTGGTTGCAAAAAATGTTGGAGTATTGTCTGTGGTCAATGTGTTAGGGCAAGAGACGATTTACAACGGTACTAATGGTGCCCAAATGAATGGTTTTTACAAAAACACAATAAATAAGCCGCGTCTACCCTTCTTGAATCAAGCTAACGTCAATCCTTATTTAACTCCTGTTGGATTGGTTCAGATCGATCAATATTCTACTAGAGGCTATCTATTAAAACAAACCGAGGGATGGCCGCAGAACTAA
- a CDS encoding N-acetylmuramoyl-L-alanine amidase produces MKNLMLVTLLILSYFSTEAQKLKIIQTPITWNAERERLSVEYLQIRHGLKQETASITPQIIVVHWTANNSVKATFNTFNPVLLPGRPELTKASKLNVSSQYVVDRDGTIYQFLSDTVFARHTIGLNYCAIGIENIGSEKNPLTDAQLKANKQLIDKLAQKYPIEMVIGHLEYKQLKNTTWWKEVDPNYITAKSDPGLDFMKRLRSQLNREHLRNFRVSK; encoded by the coding sequence ATGAAAAATTTAATGCTCGTCACCCTTCTAATTTTATCGTATTTTTCTACTGAAGCTCAAAAGCTCAAAATTATCCAGACACCGATTACATGGAATGCGGAGCGTGAACGACTTTCGGTGGAATATCTACAGATTAGGCATGGGCTTAAACAAGAGACTGCTAGCATAACTCCGCAGATAATCGTGGTGCACTGGACCGCAAATAATAGCGTAAAGGCGACTTTTAACACGTTTAATCCTGTACTGTTGCCAGGGCGGCCAGAGTTGACAAAGGCTAGTAAATTGAATGTCTCCTCCCAATATGTAGTCGATCGTGATGGTACCATTTATCAGTTCCTGTCGGATACGGTATTTGCTAGGCATACTATAGGATTGAATTACTGTGCTATTGGAATTGAAAATATAGGTAGTGAGAAAAACCCGCTGACGGATGCTCAGCTTAAGGCCAATAAGCAGCTGATCGATAAGTTGGCTCAAAAGTATCCCATAGAGATGGTAATTGGTCACTTGGAATATAAGCAACTAAAGAATACAACGTGGTGGAAAGAGGTTGATCCGAACTACATCACGGCGAAGTCTGACCCTGGGCTGGACTTCATGAAGCGGTTGCGCAGTCAGTTGAACCGCGAACACCTTCGAAACTTTAGGGTTTCTAAATAG
- a CDS encoding DUF4623 domain-containing protein, with product MKSIYNNSKIGLLATLCVLLVLTSCKDDLPEALDTSANLTVLKSIKIVNAGANGDIVLEGTVNETTKEISFPRIVPETDFSKLKFEAELTEGAQLDKESYPVSFQEGESEKVIVVKVSNAPRYREYLAKLRLKIPVFGADFEKGVTFDYTSNPLGNPIYAAFAGAATRGSGFDGQNVLIVTRNAMGSHLLKVSDLKNNETKPLTLNMTGVSQGTFTVNMGAQVNGHSYVVNLSSNTAASPLKVYHWTDPSIAPEVIANINVGTIPGAGVRHGDNFSVSLDDQGNGYMFLGDNAATKVLRLKVSNYTVVSDPFVFAIPVTGAGSWTSYNRIGNTGEYIFTGHDAPVSLVNEGGAPSFTMSRTAIPIRSSDARVIYFNEERYLIVTTAARTGSEPTNFIVYNITNGGTVAEALANLNSSVSIKPLFEYSLMGPVNTSPASQTGWYVKKDGQGKDESLMLYSAASDAGFVFFEFPKKVAED from the coding sequence ATGAAAAGTATATATAACAATTCAAAAATTGGGCTTCTTGCGACACTCTGTGTGTTGCTGGTCCTTACCTCATGTAAGGATGATCTGCCTGAAGCATTAGATACATCGGCAAATCTGACTGTCTTGAAATCTATAAAAATAGTAAATGCAGGTGCAAATGGAGATATAGTATTGGAAGGAACGGTTAATGAAACAACAAAAGAAATCTCTTTTCCAAGGATTGTTCCTGAAACGGATTTTTCTAAATTGAAGTTTGAAGCGGAATTAACCGAAGGGGCTCAGCTTGATAAAGAGTCTTATCCAGTTTCTTTTCAAGAAGGAGAGTCAGAGAAGGTAATCGTCGTAAAGGTATCGAATGCACCTCGCTATCGGGAGTATTTAGCTAAATTGAGGTTGAAAATCCCTGTGTTTGGAGCTGATTTTGAGAAAGGAGTTACATTTGACTATACGAGTAACCCCTTAGGTAACCCTATTTATGCGGCCTTTGCAGGTGCCGCAACAAGAGGTAGCGGGTTTGACGGGCAGAATGTGCTCATTGTTACACGTAACGCAATGGGATCTCACTTGCTTAAAGTGTCGGACCTTAAAAATAATGAAACAAAGCCTCTTACTTTAAATATGACAGGCGTATCCCAAGGAACTTTTACGGTGAACATGGGAGCTCAGGTAAATGGACATTCCTACGTCGTAAACTTGTCTAGTAATACTGCTGCGAGTCCATTAAAAGTATATCATTGGACAGATCCAAGTATTGCGCCGGAAGTCATTGCTAATATTAATGTTGGAACAATTCCAGGGGCAGGAGTTCGACATGGTGATAATTTTTCGGTCAGTTTAGATGACCAAGGTAATGGTTACATGTTTCTAGGAGACAATGCTGCCACCAAAGTCCTGCGCCTAAAAGTTTCTAATTATACTGTTGTAAGCGATCCTTTTGTTTTCGCGATACCTGTCACGGGAGCAGGGTCATGGACTTCTTACAATCGTATCGGAAATACTGGAGAGTACATTTTTACAGGTCATGATGCGCCAGTGTCATTAGTAAACGAAGGTGGGGCGCCCTCATTTACGATGAGTAGAACAGCAATTCCTATTAGAAGTTCGGATGCAAGGGTTATTTATTTTAATGAAGAGCGCTACCTTATTGTGACGACAGCCGCCCGGACCGGGTCTGAACCGACGAATTTTATTGTTTACAATATCACAAATGGGGGAACCGTAGCAGAAGCGTTGGCAAATCTGAACTCATCTGTATCAATCAAACCTCTATTTGAATATTCATTAATGGGACCGGTGAATACTTCTCCAGCATCACAAACAGGTTGGTATGTGAAAAAGGATGGACAAGGTAAAGACGAGTCCTTGATGTTGTATTCTGCAGCAAGTGACGCTGGTTTTGTTTTCTTTGAATTCCCAAAGAAAGTTGCTGAAGATTAG
- a CDS encoding SusC/RagA family TonB-linked outer membrane protein: MRKTILFSVALGLVLSTDVHADRVANFSNLSAATGYFSERLVQNTVQGTVTGADGPLAGVTVTVVGSSTSAQTDANGHYRINAALGGTLRFTSVGYKSRDVNVSSNNLNVTLATDESSLEEVVVVGYGTQKKAHLTGAVSSVNVEKVMGGRPISDAGRGLQGAVPGLSVVVPSGEVGSDPIMRIRGQVGSVNGSSNPLILVDNVEVPSIMVINPNDIETVTVLKDAASASIYGAKAAFGVVLITTKKGAKTDGVKVTYSNNLSWQSPFKKIEVAGIDGLEYTLDAHENMKTAGPAGGFWRIDRNSFEKIKEWQDKYGGVVGNDDPVVYGRDWMWDGTQKFGYRIYDPVAAMVKNNAFSHLHNLGLNGKSGNTTYNFSLGYLGQKGMMKPAVKDDFRRINPTLNVSTKVSDFLTMRGGMMYSEGTKRYPNSNNSAGFGADPWLYLYRWSRLFPIGVQENGQDIIDPAYSARTSTPAEDTKRYMNLNLGTTLNFTKNWDLQADYSYSTDSRESVSSLVAVKGKTHWYGVEPLKDASGNNVFVDENGLPVDNGGMQAYQFPMTDYVLPSATYYYQSSYVARKQTLNAFSTYRLNLNDQHEFKFMAGTNLVTNKWNNHWSNKTQVVNNENPQFPFAVGTQTANGNRDWDSQIGFFGRTNYAFKDKYLVEANLRYDASSLFPSYMRWQWYPSVSGGWVISKEDFMESLNPILSFAKLRASWGSIGDQSIDNGLYKAEMFIGGSSWISGAGTPFFELSTPRAVGDGLSWQNIEHLNIGADLRFFNDKLGVTGEWFQRSTQDMIISGESLPATFGRGVPLGNYGNLRTRGWELEIDYNHQFENGLRLTLNANISDAETMITKSADWNTPWENRSLGTTYSTGRKFGDVYGFVTDRLFQKEDFVYDDQGAFVQTNIVYNGTSKKTNMLAGDNPVYQTYFEDGNQTLLISPGDVKFVDVNGDGYIDAGKGTNGDPGDRVVIGNITPRYQYGFRLGADYKGFDLSVFLQGVGKRSIWGSGQLAIPGYYAKEGAMPQAIAGDYWKPDRIDAFYPRAWNLNGADEGYVMRAQSKYMLNMAYMRIKNITFGYSVPTSLLNRIKISNARIFVSLENMFTFDKLRGLPIDPEAISGYSMLKSGNSYNLGRTGTSNPTFKSASMGIQIGF; the protein is encoded by the coding sequence ATGAGGAAAACTATACTTTTTTCTGTTGCTTTGGGATTAGTTTTGTCTACAGATGTCCATGCTGATCGAGTAGCAAATTTCTCTAATCTATCAGCTGCTACTGGCTACTTTTCGGAAAGGCTAGTGCAAAATACTGTACAAGGTACAGTGACAGGAGCAGACGGTCCTTTGGCAGGGGTGACTGTAACGGTTGTTGGGTCTTCGACTTCCGCTCAGACAGATGCCAATGGACACTATAGGATTAATGCAGCACTGGGGGGTACACTTCGGTTTACCAGTGTCGGGTATAAGTCGAGGGATGTGAACGTCTCTTCGAACAATTTGAATGTTACCTTGGCGACGGATGAGTCATCGCTTGAGGAGGTCGTTGTTGTTGGTTACGGAACACAAAAGAAAGCACATTTGACAGGTGCTGTTTCTTCGGTAAATGTAGAAAAGGTAATGGGCGGACGTCCAATCTCGGACGCAGGACGAGGGCTTCAGGGTGCTGTGCCAGGTCTTTCGGTGGTTGTGCCAAGTGGTGAGGTAGGTTCTGATCCTATTATGAGGATACGGGGACAAGTTGGTTCAGTCAATGGAAGTAGTAACCCGCTAATCTTGGTGGATAATGTGGAAGTACCAAGTATTATGGTGATTAATCCCAATGATATTGAAACCGTTACTGTACTAAAAGATGCTGCATCAGCTTCAATTTATGGAGCAAAAGCGGCGTTTGGTGTAGTCTTGATTACTACAAAAAAGGGAGCAAAAACGGACGGTGTCAAAGTGACTTACTCCAACAACCTATCTTGGCAATCCCCTTTTAAGAAAATTGAGGTGGCCGGGATTGATGGATTAGAGTATACCCTAGATGCCCACGAAAATATGAAGACTGCTGGCCCTGCTGGAGGATTCTGGCGTATAGACCGCAATAGTTTCGAAAAAATTAAGGAATGGCAAGATAAGTATGGAGGAGTGGTTGGAAATGATGATCCTGTCGTATATGGCCGGGATTGGATGTGGGATGGCACGCAGAAATTTGGTTATCGTATATACGATCCGGTTGCTGCGATGGTTAAGAATAATGCGTTTTCACATTTACACAATTTAGGTTTGAATGGTAAATCAGGAAATACTACTTATAATTTTAGTCTGGGATACCTTGGACAAAAAGGAATGATGAAACCTGCGGTCAAAGATGACTTTCGCCGTATCAACCCTACTTTAAATGTATCAACTAAAGTGTCGGATTTTCTTACGATGCGTGGAGGGATGATGTATTCTGAAGGAACGAAGCGGTACCCTAATTCAAACAACTCGGCAGGTTTCGGGGCAGACCCATGGCTCTACTTATACCGTTGGAGCCGTTTATTCCCAATAGGCGTGCAGGAAAATGGCCAAGATATTATCGATCCAGCATATTCTGCGCGGACTTCAACTCCGGCAGAAGATACTAAAAGATATATGAACTTGAATCTGGGCACTACCCTAAATTTTACTAAGAATTGGGATTTGCAAGCTGACTATTCGTATAGTACAGATAGTCGAGAGTCTGTCTCTTCGCTTGTGGCAGTAAAAGGTAAGACACATTGGTATGGAGTCGAACCGCTGAAGGATGCAAGCGGAAATAATGTGTTTGTAGATGAGAATGGTCTGCCTGTCGATAATGGTGGTATGCAGGCTTATCAATTTCCAATGACTGACTATGTGTTGCCAAGTGCAACGTATTACTATCAAAGCTCTTATGTTGCAAGAAAACAAACCTTAAATGCATTTTCAACCTATCGGCTAAATCTAAACGATCAGCACGAATTTAAGTTTATGGCTGGGACTAACTTGGTGACGAACAAGTGGAATAATCATTGGTCGAATAAGACACAAGTTGTGAATAACGAAAACCCTCAATTTCCATTTGCGGTGGGAACACAAACAGCCAATGGGAATAGAGATTGGGATTCGCAGATTGGTTTTTTTGGAAGGACTAATTACGCTTTTAAAGATAAGTACTTGGTTGAGGCAAATTTGAGATATGATGCTTCCTCTCTATTTCCGTCTTATATGCGTTGGCAGTGGTATCCATCTGTCTCTGGAGGGTGGGTGATTTCAAAGGAGGATTTCATGGAATCCCTGAACCCTATTCTAAGCTTTGCCAAACTACGTGCTTCGTGGGGATCTATTGGTGACCAATCAATAGATAATGGCCTTTATAAAGCCGAAATGTTTATTGGCGGTAGTAGTTGGATTTCTGGCGCTGGAACTCCTTTTTTCGAATTAAGCACACCTAGAGCTGTGGGAGATGGATTAAGCTGGCAAAATATCGAACACTTAAATATTGGTGCTGACTTGAGATTCTTTAATGATAAGCTTGGAGTTACTGGGGAGTGGTTTCAAAGGTCGACCCAAGATATGATTATCTCTGGAGAATCGCTGCCAGCTACTTTTGGAAGAGGTGTTCCGTTAGGCAATTACGGTAACTTGAGGACTAGAGGTTGGGAATTGGAGATTGATTATAACCACCAATTTGAAAATGGACTTAGATTGACCCTTAATGCTAATATCTCAGATGCTGAAACGATGATTACCAAGAGTGCAGATTGGAATACTCCTTGGGAAAATAGAAGCTTAGGAACGACATATTCTACGGGTCGAAAATTTGGAGATGTGTATGGGTTTGTAACAGATCGCTTATTTCAAAAGGAAGACTTTGTGTATGATGATCAGGGAGCATTTGTCCAAACGAATATTGTTTATAATGGAACCAGCAAAAAAACAAATATGTTAGCGGGTGACAATCCTGTTTATCAAACCTATTTTGAAGATGGTAACCAGACCTTATTGATAAGTCCTGGAGATGTGAAGTTTGTAGACGTTAATGGAGATGGATATATAGATGCAGGAAAGGGGACGAATGGAGACCCAGGAGATCGAGTAGTGATTGGAAATATTACACCCAGATATCAATATGGATTTAGGTTAGGTGCTGATTATAAGGGGTTTGATTTGTCTGTGTTTCTTCAAGGTGTAGGTAAAAGAAGCATCTGGGGTTCTGGGCAGTTGGCAATTCCAGGATATTATGCCAAAGAAGGGGCTATGCCGCAGGCAATCGCTGGCGACTATTGGAAACCCGATCGTATAGATGCTTTTTATCCTAGGGCTTGGAATTTAAATGGCGCTGATGAAGGATATGTGATGCGTGCGCAGTCTAAGTATATGTTAAATATGGCTTATATGCGGATTAAAAATATAACGTTTGGCTACTCTGTTCCGACTTCTTTGTTAAATCGCATAAAGATTTCAAATGCACGAATATTTGTGTCACTTGAAAACATGTTTACATTTGATAAGCTGAGGGGGCTTCCGATTGATCCTGAGGCTATTTCGGGATATTCAATGCTGAAATCTGGCAATAGCTATAATTTAGGACGCACGGGTACATCTAACCCGACGTTTAAATCAGCTTCGATGGGTATACAAATTGGATTTTAA